From the Mycobacterium sp. 155 genome, the window CAGGTCGGTGACCAGTCGAGCAACATCGGCCGCTACTCGGTGCTCGCGGCGGGTTGGCCCGAACACATCCCCGGCACCACGGTCAATCGGGCCTGCGGATCCAGCCAGCAGGCACTGGATTTCGCAGTGCAGGCGGTGATGTCGGGTCAACAGGACGTCGTGATTGCCGGCGGGGTCGAGGTGATGAGCCGGGTCCCACTCGGAGCGGCACGCGCCACCGGTCAGCCATATGGCCCGCAAGTACTCGACCGGTACCGGGGTTTCACCTTCAACCAGGGCATTTCGGCTGAAATGATCTCGCAGAGATGGGGTTTCAATCGAACCCGACTTGACGAGTACGCCGTGGCATCGCACGAACGGGCTGCTGCCGCGCAGGACAGCGGTGTCTTCGAGACGCAGACGATCACGGTGTTCCCCGATGACGGCGACCCCGTGGTGGACGACGAGGGCGTGCGGCGGGGAACCACGGTCGAGAAGCTGGCCGAGCTCAAGCCCGCGTTCGTCGAGGACGGCGTCATCCATGCCGGCAACTCGTCGCAGATCTCCGATGGCGCGGCAGCGTTGTTGGTGATGACTGAGGAAAACGCTGTGGCGATGGGGCTTTCGCCGATCGTGCGGTACCGTGCCGGCGCAGTCACCGGCGCCGACCCGGTGCTGATGCTGACCGGCCCGATCCCGGCCACCGAGAAAGTGCTGCACAAGGCCGGCGTTCGGCTCGACGAAGTCGGTGTGTTCGAGGTCAACGAAGCCTTCGCGCCGGTGCCGCTGGCCTGGCTCGTCGAAACGGGTGCCGACGAAGCCAAGCTCAACCCGCTGGGCGGTGCGATCGCGCTGGGGCATCCGCTCGGAGCGTCAGGTGCGGTCTTGATGACACGGATGATCAATCACATGCGCGACAAGGGAATTCGATACGGATTGCAAACCATGTGTGAGGGCGGCGGTACGGCAAACGCCACACTGGTCGAACTTGTCGGGTAAAACCCGAACCTCCCGGACCCGGTCACCGATGTCGGAACCGCGACCAGAGCCGCGGTCTCTCAGTAGTTGCTGCAGCTCCCGGCGATCGAGCTGATCGGCCCGAAGTACTGCGAAGCCGCCGGGCTGCTCTCCAACTGTGCGACTGTCTGTTGGCGATCGGACGGCGGTGAGGCCAGGAAGCTGCGCAGCGCGCCCTGTGCGAACGGCGATGTGTTGAACTCCTCGGCCAGCGCGGGCTGCTGCGCGTTGAGCGCCGCGATGACCTGGTCATAGGTGCACGTCGTGTTGATCACCGGACCGAAGTCGGGTGCCGCTGATGCGACACCGACAGACAAGGGCACGGACAACGCGACGCCACAGACAGCGATCGCCAGATTCGTGCGTGACAGCTTGACCATGTGTCGCTACCCCCATCATTGCTCGCCGTAGGCCGCCAGATTTGCCGAGGCGGTTCTCTAGATTGGACTCGTTCGAGGTTAACAGGGTCGGCCGACATCGCGTCCGCCACACGCACTGACCAGGGACGACATGGTCTGGCTTGCGAATTGCGCCTGTTATGCAGCGACCGTGAAGGCGCGGACGGTCTTGGGTGCCATCTGACAGCCCGGCGCTGCGGGGATCGCCGCTCACCCCGGTACCGTCACCTTCGACACCGATCGGGAGGACGCTGACACGTGGCCGAGGGCGATTCGAGTTCGCCGGTGCAGACCCACCGGATCCGCCGGATGTCGGGACGTGATCCCCATGAACTGCACCGGGTCTCCTCGCCGTTGGAGTTGTTGTTCGACCTGACCTTCGCAATCGCCTTCGGCGTGGCGGCCGCGCAGTTGGCGCATCTGCTGGCCGAGGGGCACGTGGCCGCCGGGCTGCTGGGTTTCGGGTTTGCGGTGTTCGCCATCTGGTGGGCGTGGATGAACTTCAGCTGGTTCGCCTCGGCGTATGACACCGATGACTGGATCTATCGGCTGATGACCATGGTGCAGATGGTCGGCGTCATCATCCTGGCACTGGGGCTCCCGCAGACCTTTGCCTCAATCGAACATGGCGGACACGTGGACAACACCGTCGTGGTGGCGGGGTATGTGGTGATGCGGATCGCCATGGTGGGCCAGTGGCTGCGGGCCGCGCGTCAAGATCCGGACCGGCGGTCCGCCTGCCTGACCTACGCGGTCGTGATCGTCGTCGCGCAGATCGGCTGGGTCGGCCAGATCCTGGTGAACACGTCGGCATCGGTGTTCGCGGCGAGCGCACTGGTACTGATGGCGTTCGAGATCTCTGGTCCATTCTTCGCCGAGCGCCGGATGGGCGGCACGCCCTGGCATGCCCACCACATCGCCGAGCGATACGGGCTGCTGGCGATCATCGCGCTCGGCGAGGGTGTCGTCGGAACGGTGGCGTCACTGTCTGCCGCGGTCGGTGAGCACGGCTGGTCCGCCGACGCGGTCGTGCTAGCGGTGGCCGGGACAGGTCTCACGTTCGGGATGTGGTGGGTGTACTTCCTGGTTCCGGCTGGCGAGTTGCTACATGCTCACCGCGAGGTCTCGTTCCTGTACGGATATCTGCATTTGGTGGTGTTCGGTTCGATCGTGGCGACCGGCGCCGGGCTGCACGTCGCGGCCTACTACTTCGAAGAGCAGTCCGCGCTGAGCGCGGTGGGCACCGTGATGGCTGTCGCGATTCCGGTTGGGGCCTACATCGCCGCCATGTTCGTCATCTATTCGTTGTTGGTCGGCGCATTCGATGCTTTCCACACCGGACTGCTGGTTGTCGCCGGTGCGGTATTGGCCATCGCGGTGGCGATGGCTGCCGCGGGCGTTCCTATGGCGCCGTGCCTGCTCGTGGTGACGGCGGCGCCGATGGTCATCGTGGCGGGTTTCGAACTGGTGGGGCATCGGCATGCCGGAGCGATCGTCGCCAGACGGCTGGCCGATCAGCGGGGCGAGTGAGTCTCGAAGCTCTCCAACAACATCCGGTCCTGCTCGACCTGCATGAGCCTGCGGGCCTTGCTACGGGTGATCAGGATGCCGATGGTGGCCAGCACCCAGATCGCGTATTGCACGGTCCAGGCCACCCGGAACGACGCGGCCGAATAGTCGCCGGCATGGGACAGGATGACTCCCATGGTCTGCATGACCAGCAGTGCCGCTATGAATCCGCCCATGTTGACCATGCCCTGTGCGGTGCCCAGCGTGGCGCTCGGATTGAACGTGCGGGCGAAGTCGAAGCCGACCATCGAACCCGGCCCGCCCACCGAGATGATCACGATGAGCACCACCAGCAGCCATAGCGGGGCGCGGCCCGGTAGTGCCAGCACCACAGTCCAGATCAGCGCGTTGCTTGCAACGATGCCGAGCACCAGGCGCGACCGGTGATGCGGGTGGCGGCCGGTGAAGATCCCGATCGCGATGCCCGCGACGATCGCGACCGCCACCGAGAGGGTCAGCAATGAGCCGGCCGCGGTCGTGGACAAGCCCTGCGCGACGGTCAGATAGGGCACACCCCACATCAGCGCAAACACCGTCACCGAGAACTGGGTGCCCATGTGAGTGAAGAAGCCCAGCCGTGTCCCGGGCCGCAGCCACACCGTTTTCACGCTGGCCAGGATGTCGTGGACGGTGGTGGTCTCGACCGTGACCACGCGCCCGTGCGGGCTGTTGCGAATCAAGGCGAACGCGAGTGTCATCGCCACCACTCCCAAAGCGGCCACGCTGAGATAGGCCGGGGTCCAGCCGGAACCGGTGAGCAGCGCCAGGAACGGCACTGCCGACAGCACCTGGCCGAACTGCCCGCAGATGCCGGTCAACTGGGTGACGAGCGGCACCTGCGCGGGTTTGAACCAGTGCGGCACCAGGCGCAGTACCGAGATGAAGGTGACCGCGTCGCCGAGGCCCACGATCGCGCGAGCCGTGAACGCCGCGGGCAAGGATTCGCTGACCGCCAACACCAATTGGCCTGTCGCCATCAGGGCGGCGCCGGAGACGATGAGCACGCGTGAGCCGAACCGGTCGAGCAGCAACCCGGCGGGCACCTGCGCACCGGCGTAGACGATCACCTGCAGCACGACGAAGCTCGACAGCACACTCGGATTGGCGGCAAACCGATCGGCGGCCTGCAGGCCGGAAACGCCGAGGGTGGTTCGGTCGAGTACCGCGACGATGTACGCAAGCAGTCCGGTGGCCCAGACGATCCAGGGACGCACTCGCGGCCTTTCGTCAAACGGATTTGTCTTGATATCCCGCAACATGGTCGCGCACGCGGGGGTGGCTTTCCAGTTCTGGCCAGGTGAATTCACTCACGGCGGCTCGCCGACCGCGCAGGTAATAGTTGGCTGTGATCGCAGTGACATGTGTAAATTCATGCCCGGTGGTCAATATATCTGCAGATGAAACGTGGGACAGCCCAGTTATCGGCTGTGTTGTTTCTGTGGTCAAAACTTCGCTCGTAGTCGTTTTGTCGGGGTAGGGTGGGGGAATGCATCGCTGTCCGGCTCGGCGCGGGAGTAGCCAGATTGGCTGAGTACCGGTTGGATGATCTGGCGCGAATCTCGGGCGTCAGCGCTAGGAACATCCGCGCCTATCGTGAGCGCGGGTTGCTCGATCCACCCCGTCGTGTCGGTCGTTCGGCGTACTACAGCGACACCCACCTGGCCCAACTGGCGGCGATCAGCCGGCTTCTCGGCAAAGGATTCAGTTCCGCGCACATCGCAGAGTTCTTCGATGGGCTGCGGCACGGCCAGAGCCTTGTCGACGTCCTGGGTATCCCGCCGACGGCGGTCGGTCAACAGGCCCGTCGTCTGCAGGTCGCCCCAGCAGATCCTGACTTGGGCACCCTTGTCTCGCGTGGTTTGGTGCGAATCATCGACGGCGCTGTGGTTCTGACCGATCCGGTGCTGGCGGAGGTCGTCGACCACATACCGGATCAACACATGTGGCTGCACGCTATCGCCCAGGTGGTCGCGTCGACCGATGCTGCGGTCGGCGCGCTTGCCGAGTCGGCGGTCGGGACGGTCGCCGACTGTTTGACCGATCAACAGGAGTCCGACAGCCGCGCTCTGGTGCATGCCGTGCTGTCCGGTCTGCTCGACCAGGCCGTCAAGCGGGCTGCTGCGATCGCCTGAGCGGCACACCCGCGAGGTGGCGGAGCCACGCTGAACTGCAAGCGCCGTAAGGAAATTCGCGGCACGGGCGACTTACCCGGCCCAGACGGTTCTTGATCGACAGGCTGGCGCCTTCGGTGGCGCCTCTCGACGTCGGTGTGAATCGTCGGTGTGAATATTGATAGAGATGTGACCAGTGGCGTTGATGTGAATATTGGGACGACTGTCGTAACCTGATATTCGTGTCGATGTCCCGGCGCGAGCTGCTCAGATGCGCCGCTGCTACACCCGCGCTGCTCGGGCTGGGCGGGCTGGTTGCCGCGCCGCCCGCAGGTGCCGCGCCGTTGGGCGTGCTGCTCGACTATGCCGCGGGCGTCATCAAGGCCTCCGACATTCGATCGGCGGGCGCAATCGGCGCGATCCGCTACGTCTCCGATCGTCGCCCCGGCGGCGCGTGGATGCTCGGTAAGCCGATCCAGCTTCCCGAGGCCCGCGATCTCTACCAGAACGGTATGAAGATCGTGTCCTGCTACCAGTACGGCAAGCAGGACACCGCGGACTGGCTGGGTGGACAGAACGCGGGTGTGCAGCACGCCAAGCGGGGCTGGCAACTTCATGTTGCCGCGGGCGGCCCCTACGGCGCGCCGATCTATGCATCCATCGATGACGACCCCACGCCCGAGCAGTACAAACAGCAAGTCGCACCTTATCTTCGGGGCTGGGAGTCGGTGATCGGCCACCAGCGCACCGGCGTCTACGCGAACTCCAAGACCATCGAGTGGGCGTTGCAGGACGGTCTCGGCTCCTACTTCTGGCAGCACAATTGGGGGTCCCCGGGCGGCGTCGCCCACCCCGCCGCGCAGCTGCATCAGGTCGAGATCGACAAGCGCAACGTCGGGGGAGTCGGGGTGGACATCAACCACATCCTCAAGCCGCAATTTGGCCAGTGGGACTGACCGGTAAGTCTTTTTCAGCAAACTTTTCGGATCCACCCGTACGGTTCGCTTGACATATGTCGCCTCAATGTCGACCGGCGACATGGCAGTCCGACGGGCTTCGTCGGCCCCGGATTTTAGATAACGATTTGATAACAATGCTGCTTTGATCTGCATTGTTGTTGCTACCCGAACGTAACCACCTGCCAGCAGGAAGTTTGTACCGAATGCGTTCTGCCGCTGTCGAACGCGGTGTTACGTTACCGGGGGTTACCCGTGCGTAGAACTCGTCAGTAACCAATCGCGCGGAGAAATGGCCGCTTGCTCTTATGACACCCTTAGTACGGCAGGGATGCTCACCCACCTTTCTGGACCACCCGGAACCTGAACCGGAGGCGGCTCCCTGCCGGATTCGACGCTGAATCGCCGATGGCCTAACGCCCGGGGGACTTGAGCCTCTGGGCCCGACAGCCATGGCAGGCATACGGCCGCCCGTACGCGACAACACCCGAGCAGCACCGAGGAGATAGCCCCAGTGACGATCTACGAACACGACCGAGTGTCCGCCGGTTGGAACGACGAGTCTGGATCCGACGGACTGCCGGTCGACTCCGCCCACGCACTTGTCGACCGGCTCAGCGCCGGCGAACCCTACGCGGTGGCTTTCGGCGGTCAGGGCAGCGCTTGGCTGGAAACCCTTGAGGAACTGGTGTCCTCCGCCGGGATCGAAGCCGAGCTGGCGACCCTGGCCGGCGAGGCAGAGCTGATGCTGGAGCCCATCGCCGCCGAGCTCGTCGTGGTCCGGCCTATCGGCTTCGACCCGCTGCAGTGGGTCCGCGCGCTGGCCTCCGAAGAGCCGGTGCCGTCGGTCAAGCAGCTGACGTCGGCCGCGGTGTCGGTGCCGGGCGTGCTGCTGACCCAGATCGCCGCCATTCGCGCCCTGGCCCGTCAGGGGATGGACCTGACCGCCACCCCGCCGGTGGCGGTCGTGGGGCACTCCCAGGGCGTGCTGGCCGTCGAGGCGCTCAAGGCCGGCGGCGCCAAGGATGTCGAGTTGCTCGCGTTGGCCCAGCTGATCGGTGCCGCGGGCACACTCGTGGCCCGCCGGCGCGGTATCACCGTGCTGGGCGACCGGCCGCCGATGGTCTCGGTCACCAACGCCGAGCCCGAGCGCATCTACGAACTGCTCGCGGAGTTCTCTCAGGATGTCCGCACCGTGCTGCCGCCGGTGCTGTCCATCCGCAACGGTCGTCGTTCGGTCGTCATCACCGGCACGCCCGAGCAGCTGTCCCGGTTCGAGCTGTACTGCACCCAGATCGCCGAGAAGGAAGAGTCCGAGCGCAAGAGCAAAGTCCGCGGCGGCGCGGTGTTCGCGCCGGTGTTCGACCCGGTCCAGGTCGAGGTCGGCTTCCACACCCCGCGCTTGTCCGACGGCATCGAGATCGTGGGCCGCTGGGCCGAGGCCGTGGGCCTCGACGTCACGCTCGCCAAGGCGATGACCGAGGCGATCCTGGTCAACCAGGTGGACTGGGTCGAAGAGATCACCGGGGTGCACTCGGCAGGCGCCCGCTGGATTCTCGACCTGGGCCCCGGCGACATTCTCACCCGGCTGACCGCTCCCGTCATTCGCGGGCTCGGGGTGGGCATCGTGCCCGCCGCTACGCGCGGCGGCCAGCGCAACCTGTTCACCATCGGTGCGGTGCCCGAGGTGGCCCGCCCGTGGTCCAGCTACACCCCGACCCTGGTGTCGCTGCCCGACGGCTCGGTCAAGCTCGAGACCAAGTTCACCCGGCTCACCGGGCGCTCGCCGATCCTGCTCGCCGGTATGACCCCGACGACCGTCGATGCCAAGATCGTCGCGGCCGCCGCCAATGCCGGCCACTGGGCCGAGTTGGCCGGCGGTGGTCAGGTCACCGAGGGCATATTCGACGACCGCATGACCGAGCTGACCACGCTGCTGGAGCCCGGCCGCGCGATCCAGTTCAACACTCTGTTCCTGGACCCCTACCTGTGGAAGCTTCAGGTCGGCGGCAAGCGCCTGGTGCAGAAGGCCCGGCAGTCGGGTGCCCCGATCGACGGCGTCGTCGTCAGCGCGGGCATTCCCGATCTGGAAGAGGCCGTCGAGCTGATCGACGAACTCAACGACGCCGGCATCAGCCACGTGGTGTTCAAGCCGGGCACCGTCGAGCAGATCCGCTCGGTGATCCGGATCGCCGCCGAGGCACCCACGAAGCCGGTGATCGTGCACATCGAGGGCGGCCGCGCCGGTGGCCACCACTCGTGGGAGGACCTCGACGACCTGCTGCTGACCACCTACTCGGAGCTGCGTAGCCGGTCCAACATCACCATCTGCGTCGGCGGTGGCATCGGTACGCCCGAGCAGGCCGCCGAGTACCTGTCCGGCCGCTGGTCGGCCGGCCACGGCTACCCGCTGATGCCGATCGACGGCATCCTCGTCGGCACGGCCGCGATGGCCACGCTGGAGGCGACCACCAGCCCCCAGGTCAAGGAGCTTCTGGTGGCGACCCAGGGCACCGACCAGTGGGTGGGTGCCGGAAAAGCCCAGGGCGGCATGGCCTCCGGACGCAGCCAGCTCGGCGCCGACATCCACGAGATCGACAACACCGCGTCACGCTGCGGCCGGTTGCTCGACGAGGTGGCCGGCGACGCCGACGCGGTCGCGGACCGTCGCGACGAGATCGTCGCGGCCATGGCCGACACGGCCAAGCCCTACTTCGGCGACGTCGCCGACATGACCTACCTGCAGTGGTTGCGCCGCTACGTCGAGCTGGCCATCGGGGACGGCAACAGCACCGCCGACACCAAGCGGGACCACTCGCCGTGGCTGGACATCACCTGGCGCGACCGCTTCGAGCAGATGCTCAAGCGTGCCGAAGGGCGTTTGCACGCACAGGATTTCGGTCCGGTCGAGACGGTGTTCGACAACGACGCGCTACTCGAGGATCCCAAGGCCGCGCTGGCCGCCCTAGTCGGTGCCTACCCGGACGCCGCATCGGTGCAGCTGCACCCGGCCGACGTCCCGTTCTTCACGGAACTGTGCAAGACGCTGGGCAAGCCGGTCAACTTCGTGCCGGTCATCGACAAGGATGTGCGCCGCTGGTGGCGCAGTGACTCGCTGTGGCAGGCGCACGACGCCCGCTACACGGCCGACCAGGTGTGCGTCATCCCCGGCACCGCCGCCGTCGCCGGCATCACCCGTGTCGACGAGCCCGTCGGCGAGTTGCTCGACCGCTTCGAGCAGGCCGCCGTCGACGAGGCGCTGTCAGCGGGTGCCCAGCCGGTGCCCGCGCTGTCCCGACGGGCCCGCCGCGCCGGCGTGTCCGGTCCGCTGGCCGTACTGCTCGATGCTCCCGATGTGCTGTGGGCCGGGCGTACCGCCACCAACCCGGTGCACCGCATCGCCGCGCCCGCCGACTGGCAGGTCAACGAAAATCGTTCCGCCACCAACGCTTCGACCGGAGCCCGGCTTGAGGTGGTCGACGACACGCACGTCGTGCTCTCGGTGCCGCTGTCGGGTACCTGGATCGAGATCCGGTTCAGCCTGACCGACGCCGTGCACAGCGGTGGAGCCCCGATCGTTTCGGTCGAGGACGCCTCGACCGCGATGCGGGCCGTGCTGGCCATCGCCGCGGGCGTCAATGGTCCCGACGCGCTGCCGCCGGTGACCGACTCCACCGCCACCTTGACGGTCGAGTGGGATCCCGAGACGGTCGCCGACCACACCGGCGTGACCGCCACCTTCGGCGCCCCGCTGGCCCCGACGCTGACCGTGGTTCCGGATGCGCTGGTCGGTCGGTGCTGGCCCGCGGTGTTCGCCGCGATCGGATCGGCCGTCACCGACGAAGGATTCCCGGTCGTCGAGGGTCTGCTGAGCCTGGTGCACCTGGACCACGCCGCGCAGCTGCATGCTCCGCTGCCGGCGGAACAGGCCGAATTGACCGTCGCCGCAACGGCTTCGGCCGCTTATGACACCGAGGTGGGGCGAGTGGTCCCGGTTTCGGTGGTCGTGAAGGCTGCCGACGGAACGCTGCTGGCCACGCTCGAGGAGCGGTTCGCCATCCGTGGCCGCACCGGCGACGCCGAGCTGGCTGACCCGGTCAAGGCCGGTGGCGCCATCTCCGACAACGCCACCGACACGCCGCGTCGCCGTCGCCGCGACATCACTATCGGTGCCCCGGTCGACATGCGGCCGTTCGCCGTGGTGTCCGGTGACCACAACCCGATCCACACCGATCGGGCGGCCGCGCTGCTGGCAGGCCTGGATTCGCCCATCGTGCACGGCATGTGGCTCTCGGCCGCGGCCCAGCACGTGGCCACCGCCACCGACGGCAAGCCGGCTCCGCCGGCCAAGTTGATCGGCTGGACCGCCCGCTTCCTGGGTATGGTCAAGCCCGGCGATGAGGTCGACTTCCGCGTCGATCGCGTCGGAATCGACGTCGGCGCCGAGGTACTCGAGGTGCAGGCGCGCGTCGGCTCCGATCTGGTGATGTCGGCGACCGCCCGCTTGGCCGCGCCCAAGACCGTCTATGCGTTCCCCGGCCAGGGTATCCAGTACAAGGGCATGGGCATGGAGGTCCGGGCCCGGTCCAAGGCCGCCCGCAAGGTGTGGGACTCGGCGGACAAGTTCACCCGCGAGACCCTCGGCTTCTCGGTCCTGCATGTGGTGCGGGACAACCCGACCAGCCTGATCGCCTCCGGTGTGCACTACCACCATCCCGACGGTGTGCTGTTCCTGACGCAGTTCACCCAGGTGGCCATGGCCACTGTCGCGGCGGCTCAGGTCGCCGAGATGCGTGAGCAGGGTGCGTTCGTCGAGGGCGCCATCGCCTGCGGGCACTCCGTCGGTGAATACACCGCACTGGCCTGCGTTTCCGGCGTGTACCAGTTGGAAGCCCTGCTCGAGGTGGTGTTTGCGCGCGGCGGCAAGATGCACGACATCGTCGAGCGTGACGAGCAGGGCCGGTCCAACTACCGGCTGGCCGCGATCCGGCCGTCGCAGATCGATCTCCCCGACGCCGACGTCAAGGACTTCGTCGCCGAAATTGGAGCTCGTACTGGAGAATTTTTACAGATCGTGAACTTCAACCTGCGTGGTTCGCAGTACGCGGTCGCCGGTACCGTGCGCGGTCTGGAGGCACTGGAGGAAGAGGTCGAGCGGCGTCGCGAGCTCAGTGGCGGCCGACGCTCGTTCATCCTGGTGCCTGGCGTCGACGTGCCCTTCCACTCCAGCGTGCTGCGCGTGGGTGTCGACGACTTCCGCCGCAGCCTGGACCGCGTCATGCCGCGCGACAACGACCCCGAGCTGATCATCGGCAAGTACATCCCGAACCTCGTGCCGCGGCCGTTCACCCTGGACAAGGACTTCATCCAGGAGATCCGCGATCTGGTTCCGGCCGAGCCGCTCGACGAGGTGCTCGCCGACTACGACACCTGGCGGAACGAGAAGCCGGGGGAGCTGTGCCGCAAGGTCGTCATCGAGCTGCTGGCCTGGCAGTTCGCCAGCCCGGTGCGCTGGATCGAGACGCAGGACCTGCTGTTCATCGAGGAGGCCGCAGGCGGTCTCGGTGTTGAGCGGTTCGTCGAGATCGGCGTGAAGTCGGCTCCGACGGTTGCCGGCCTGGCTACCAACACGCTCAAGCTGCCCGAGTACTCGCACAGCACCGTCGAGGTGCTCAACAGCGAGCGCGACGCGGCAGTGCTGTTCGCCACCGACACCGATCCGGAGCCGGACCCCGATGTCGATGAAGGTCCCGCAGAACCGTCCACCGGCTCCGCCGAGGCCGCTCCTGCGGCGGCCCCGGCACCCGCCGCGGCCCCGGTCGCGGCGTCCGGTGGCCCACGGCCCGAGGACATCGCGTTTGATGCCGCCGACGCCACTGTGGCGCTCATCGCGCTGTCGGCCAAGATGCGCCTCGATCAGATCGAAGGGCTGGACTCCATCGAGTCCATCACCGACGGTGCGTCGTCGCGCCGGAACCAGCTGCTGGTGGACCTGGGCTCCGAGCTGAACCTCGGTGCCATCGACGGTGCCGCCGAAGCCGATCTGGGTGCGCTGAAGGGGCAGGTGAGCAAGCTCGCCCGCACCTATAAGCCGTTCGGCCCGGTGCTGTCGGACGCCATCAACGACCAGCTGCGGACC encodes:
- a CDS encoding low temperature requirement protein A, yielding MAEGDSSSPVQTHRIRRMSGRDPHELHRVSSPLELLFDLTFAIAFGVAAAQLAHLLAEGHVAAGLLGFGFAVFAIWWAWMNFSWFASAYDTDDWIYRLMTMVQMVGVIILALGLPQTFASIEHGGHVDNTVVVAGYVVMRIAMVGQWLRAARQDPDRRSACLTYAVVIVVAQIGWVGQILVNTSASVFAASALVLMAFEISGPFFAERRMGGTPWHAHHIAERYGLLAIIALGEGVVGTVASLSAAVGEHGWSADAVVLAVAGTGLTFGMWWVYFLVPAGELLHAHREVSFLYGYLHLVVFGSIVATGAGLHVAAYYFEEQSALSAVGTVMAVAIPVGAYIAAMFVIYSLLVGAFDAFHTGLLVVAGAVLAIAVAMAAAGVPMAPCLLVVTAAPMVIVAGFELVGHRHAGAIVARRLADQRGE
- a CDS encoding hemophore-related protein yields the protein MVKLSRTNLAIAVCGVALSVPLSVGVASAAPDFGPVINTTCTYDQVIAALNAQQPALAEEFNTSPFAQGALRSFLASPPSDRQQTVAQLESSPAASQYFGPISSIAGSCSNY
- a CDS encoding DUF1906 domain-containing protein, with the translated sequence MSMSRRELLRCAAATPALLGLGGLVAAPPAGAAPLGVLLDYAAGVIKASDIRSAGAIGAIRYVSDRRPGGAWMLGKPIQLPEARDLYQNGMKIVSCYQYGKQDTADWLGGQNAGVQHAKRGWQLHVAAGGPYGAPIYASIDDDPTPEQYKQQVAPYLRGWESVIGHQRTGVYANSKTIEWALQDGLGSYFWQHNWGSPGGVAHPAAQLHQVEIDKRNVGGVGVDINHILKPQFGQWD
- a CDS encoding nitrate/nitrite transporter, which translates into the protein MRPWIVWATGLLAYIVAVLDRTTLGVSGLQAADRFAANPSVLSSFVVLQVIVYAGAQVPAGLLLDRFGSRVLIVSGAALMATGQLVLAVSESLPAAFTARAIVGLGDAVTFISVLRLVPHWFKPAQVPLVTQLTGICGQFGQVLSAVPFLALLTGSGWTPAYLSVAALGVVAMTLAFALIRNSPHGRVVTVETTTVHDILASVKTVWLRPGTRLGFFTHMGTQFSVTVFALMWGVPYLTVAQGLSTTAAGSLLTLSVAVAIVAGIAIGIFTGRHPHHRSRLVLGIVASNALIWTVVLALPGRAPLWLLVVLIVIISVGGPGSMVGFDFARTFNPSATLGTAQGMVNMGGFIAALLVMQTMGVILSHAGDYSAASFRVAWTVQYAIWVLATIGILITRSKARRLMQVEQDRMLLESFETHSPR
- a CDS encoding thiolase family protein, which translates into the protein MRETVVVEAVRTPVGKRNGGLSRFHAADLSALVLNALVERAGINPNIVDDVVWGCVSQVGDQSSNIGRYSVLAAGWPEHIPGTTVNRACGSSQQALDFAVQAVMSGQQDVVIAGGVEVMSRVPLGAARATGQPYGPQVLDRYRGFTFNQGISAEMISQRWGFNRTRLDEYAVASHERAAAAQDSGVFETQTITVFPDDGDPVVDDEGVRRGTTVEKLAELKPAFVEDGVIHAGNSSQISDGAAALLVMTEENAVAMGLSPIVRYRAGAVTGADPVLMLTGPIPATEKVLHKAGVRLDEVGVFEVNEAFAPVPLAWLVETGADEAKLNPLGGAIALGHPLGASGAVLMTRMINHMRDKGIRYGLQTMCEGGGTANATLVELVG
- a CDS encoding MerR family transcriptional regulator; this encodes MAEYRLDDLARISGVSARNIRAYRERGLLDPPRRVGRSAYYSDTHLAQLAAISRLLGKGFSSAHIAEFFDGLRHGQSLVDVLGIPPTAVGQQARRLQVAPADPDLGTLVSRGLVRIIDGAVVLTDPVLAEVVDHIPDQHMWLHAIAQVVASTDAAVGALAESAVGTVADCLTDQQESDSRALVHAVLSGLLDQAVKRAAAIA